The proteins below come from a single Zea mays cultivar B73 chromosome 8, Zm-B73-REFERENCE-NAM-5.0, whole genome shotgun sequence genomic window:
- the LOC103634848 gene encoding uncharacterized protein produces MASSPPPGPPSWSVTLSLKHRGGLEIRAAAENVLPGWGRGGERLSLLLRLRRRLLLSVTSQCGGRRAASTEPGTPPRGSRVVRLLRSAWARLPRATSIWRRKKQAPARVVPRDRRGQVIRSPLFFLKQSRHPQSPTPARPGFWAVAWTPTSAATLRFVAVVVAIAAVLAVALAIDAAFRVTDDLGNRRGGWDSKPIARWATFLELMEHPPLPWNYNYKWLPGAPKRGLEWIFSK; encoded by the exons ATGGCGTCGTCGCCGCCGCCTGGACCTCCGTCGTGGTCGGTGACACTGAGCCTGAAGCACCGCGGGGGGCTAGAAATCCGCGCCGCCGCGGAGAACGTGCTCCCGGGGTGGGGCCGCGGCGGGGAGCGCTTGTCCCTACTGCTCCggctccgccgccgcctcctcctctcCGTCACGTCCCAATGTGGCGGCCGTCGAGCGGCGTCCACAGAGCCGGGGACGCCGCCGCGCGGGAGCAGGGTCGTCCGCCTCCTGCGCAGCGCGTGGGCACGGCTGCCGCGGGCCACCTCCATCTGGAGGCGCAAGAAGCAGGCCCCGGCGCGCGTTGTGCCGCGGGACCGCCGGGGCCAGGTAATCCGGTCTCCCCTGTTCTTCTTGAAACAATCGCGTCATCCGCAGAGTCCAACACCGGCGCGGCCTGGCTTCTGGGCAGTGGCATGGACGCCGACGTCGGCGGCGACGCTGCGGTTCGTAGCCGTTGTCGTCGccatcgctgccgtcctcgccgtggCGTTGGCTATCGACGCGGCGTTCCGCGTCACG GACGACCTCGGTAACCGCAGAGGAGGCTGGGACAGCAAACCAATCGCGCGCTGGGCCACGTTCTTGGAGTTGATGGAGCATCCTCCTCTCCCCTGGAACTACAACTACAAGTGGCTGCCGGGTGCGCCGAAACGAGGGCTGGAGTGGATCTTCAGCAAGTAG
- the LOC103634849 gene encoding ultraviolet-B-repressible protein — MAMAAATVAASLPVAQGLGKPLCAGSNAPSLRAFASAPRRRSARTRMAVVRASAQKQHPAKEWAAAAAVAAALVLPEVAEAAPGISPSLKNFLLSIVSGGVVLVAIVGAVVAVSNFDPVRRG; from the coding sequence atggccatggccgccgccaccgtcgcagcgTCTCTGCCCGTGGCGCAGGGGCTCGGGAAGCCCCTCTGCGCCGGCAGCAACGCGCCGTCGCTCCGGGCCTTCGCGAGCGCGCCCCGTCGTCGGTCGGCCAGGACCAGGATGGCCGTCGTCCGGGCGTCCGCGCAAAAGCAGCACCCGGCCAAGGAGTGGGCGGCCGCGGCTGCCGTGGCGGCGGCGCTGGTGCTGCCGGAGGTcgcggaggccgcgccggggatcTCCCCGTCGCTCAAGAACTTCCTCCTCAGCATCGTCTCCGGTGGGGTCGTGCTCGTCGCCATCGTCGGCGCCGTCGTCGCCGTCTCTAACTTCGATCCCGTCAGGCGGGGTTGA